The proteins below are encoded in one region of Macaca nemestrina isolate mMacNem1 chromosome 10, mMacNem.hap1, whole genome shotgun sequence:
- the LOC105490583 gene encoding zinc finger protein 268 isoform X1, with product MATRVRTASIWVPPLQERNSSWDRIRKLQGQESLLGLQHLPGAPRQKRKSRRTEKVLEWLFISQEQPKITTSWGPLSFMDVFVDFTWEEWQLLDPAQKCLYRNVMLENYSNLVSLGYQHTKPDIIFKLEQGEELCVVQAQIPNQSCPNTVWKIDDLMEWHQENKDKLGSTAKSFECTTFGKLCLLSTNYLSRQKPHKCGTHGKGLKYIDFTSNYAGKNPNGFQVHGKSFFHSKQEQSVIGIKYCESNESGKAVNKKSQLMCQQVYMGEKPFGCSYCKKAFSSKSYLVVHQRTHAEEKPYGCNECGKDFSSKSYLIVHQRIHTGEKLHECGECGKTFSFNSQLVMHQRIHTGENPYECCECGKVFSRKDQLVSHQKTHSGRKPYVCNECGKAFGLKSQLIIHERIHTGEKPYECNECQKAFNTKSNLMVHQRTHTGEKPYVCSDCGKAFTFKSQLIVHQGIHTGVKPYGCIQCGKAFSLKSQLIVHQRSHTGMKPYVCNECSKAFRSKSYLIIHTRTHTGEKLHECNNCGKAFSFKSQLIIHQRIHTGENPYECHECGKAFSRKYQLISHQRIHAGEKPYECTDCGKAFGLKSQLIIHQRTHTGEKPFECSECPKAFNTKSNLIVHQRTHTGEKPYGCNECGKAFTFKSQLIVHQGVHTGVKPYGCSQCEKTFSLKSQLIVHQRSHTGVKPYGCSECGKAFRSKSYLIIHTRTHTGEKPHECRECGKSFSFNSQLIVHQRIHTGENPYECSECGKAFNRKDQLISHQRTHVGEKPYGCSECGKAFSSKSYLIIHMRTHSGEKPYECNECGKAFIWKSLLIVHERTHARVNPYKCSQCEKSFSGKLRLLVHQRMHTREKPYECSECGKSFIRNSQLIVHQRTHSGEKPYGCNECGKTFSQKSILSAHQRTHTGEKPCKCTECGKAFCWKSQLIMHQRTHVDDKH from the exons ATGGCCACCAGGGTCCGAACAGCCTCTATTTGG GTCCCACCTCTCCAAGAACGAAACAGTTCATGGGATAGGATCAGAAAGCTCCAAGGTCAGGAATCCCTCTTGGGCCTGCAACACCTCCCTGGAGCACCCAGGCAGAAGCGGAAGAGTCGCAGAACAGAGAAAGTCCTAGAGTGGCTATTTATTTCCCAAGAGCAGCCAAAAATCACCACGTCCTGG GGACCATTGTCATTCATGGATGTGTTTGTGGATTTTACCTGGGAGGAGTGGCAGCTGCTAGACCCAGCACAGAAGTGCCTGTACAGGAATGTGATGTTGGAGAACTATAGCAACCTGGTGTCCCTAG GGTATCAACACACCAAACCTGATATCATCTTCAAGTTGGAACAAGGAGAAGAGCTGTGTGTGGTGCAGGCCCAAATTCCAAATCAGTCCTGTCCAA ACACAGTCTGGAAAATTGATGATCTTATGGAATGGCATCAGGAAAATAAAGACAAGCTGGGAAGTACGGCAAAAAGCTTTGAATGCACTACATTTGGAAAACTATGTCTTCTTAGTACAAATTATCTTTCAAGACAAAAGCCTCATAAATGTGGCACGCATGGAAAGGGTTTGAAATATATAGATTTCACTAGTAATTATGCTGGAAAAAATCCTAATGGGTTTCAGGTACATGGAAAATCATTCTTCCATTCTAAACAGGAGCAAAGTGTTATAGGAATAAAATACTGTGAAAGTAATGAATCTGGAAAAGCTGTCAATAAGAAATCGCAACTTATGTGCCAACAAGTGTATATGGGCGAAAAACCCTTTGGATGTAGCTATTGTAAGAAAGCCTTCAGCAGCAAGTCATACCTTGTAGTGCATCAGCGAACTCATGCAGAAGAGAAACCCTATGggtgtaatgaatgtgggaaagaCTTCAGTAGTAAATCATACCTCATTgtacatcagagaattcatacaggagagaaactgCATGAATGTGGTGAATGTGGGAAAACATTCAGTTTCAATTCACAACTTGTTATGCATCAGAGAATCCACACAGGTGAGAATCCCTATGAGTGCTGTGAATGTGGGAAAGTCTTCAGTAGGAAAGACCAGCTTGTTTCACACCAGAAAACTCATTCAGGACGGAAACCATATGtgtgtaatgaatgtgggaaagcttttgGTTTAAAATCACAGCTCATTATACATGAAAGaattcatacaggagagaaaccatATGAATGCAATGAATGTCAGAAAGCCTTTAATACAAAGTCCAACCTTATGGTACATCAGAGAACCCATACAGGGGAGAAACCTTATGTTTGTAGTGATTGTGGAAAAGCCTTTACATTcaaatcacagctcattgtacaTCAGGGGATTCACACAGGAGTAAAGCCCTATGGGTGTATTCAGTGTGGGAAAGCATTCAGTTTgaaatcacagctcattgtacaTCAGAGAAGTCACACAGGAATGAAACCTTATGTATGCAACGAATGCAGCAAAGCCTTCAGGAGCAAGTCTTACCTTATTATACATACAAGGACTCATACAGGAGAAAAACTCCATGAATGCAACAattgtgggaaagccttcagtttTAAATCACAGCTCATTATACATCAGAGGATTCATACAGGAGAGAACCCCTATGAATGCCacgaatgtgggaaagccttcagtcgGAAATACCAGCTTATTTCACACCAGAGAATTCATGCAGGAGAGAAGCCTTATGAATGCACTGACTGTGGAAAAGCTTTTGGTTTAAAGTCACAGCTTATTATACACCAGAGAACTCATACAGGGGAGAAACCATTTGAATGTAGTGAGTGTCCGAAAGCCTTTAATACAAAGTCAAACCTGATTGTACATCAGAGAactcatacaggagagaaaccctatggttgtaatgaatgtggaaaagcctttacGTTCAAATCGCAGCTCATTGTACATCAAGGAGTGCACACTGGAGTAAAGCCCTATGGATGCAGTCAATGTGAAAAAACCTTTAGTTTGAAGTCCCAGCTCATTGTACATCAGAGAAGTCACACAGGAGTAAAACCATATGGATGCAGtgagtgtgggaaagccttcaggaGCAAGTCATACCTTATTATACATACGAGAactcatacaggagagaaaccacATGAGTGCAGGGAATGCGGGAAATCCTTTAGTTTCAATTCACAACTCATTGtgcatcagagaattcacactggagaaaatcCCTATgaatgcagtgaatgtggaaaagcctttaaTAGGAAAGACCAGCTCATTTCACATCAGCGAACTCATGTGGGGGAAAAGCCTTATGGgtgcagtgaatgtgggaaagcttttagCAGCAAGTCATACCTAATTATACACATGAGAACTCATTCAGGTGAGAAACCAtatgaatgtaatgaatgtgggaaagccttcattTGGAAGTCACTACTCATTGTACATGAGCGAACTCATGCAAGGGTAAACCCTTATAAATGCAGTCAATGTGAGAAATCCTTCAGTGGGAAGCTACGCCTTCTTGTACACCAGAGAATGCACACAAGAGAGAAACCATATGAATGCAGTGAGTGTGGAAAATCCTTCATTAGGAATTCTCAGCTCATTGTACATCAGAGAACTCATtcaggagagaaaccctatgggtgcaatgaatgtgggaaaaCCTTCTCTCAAAAATCAATTCTCAGTGCACATCAGAGAACACATACAGGAGAGAAGCCTTGTAAGTGCACtgagtgtgggaaagccttttGTTGGAAGTCACAGCTCATTATGCATCAGAGAACTCATGTAGATGACAAACATTGA
- the LOC105490583 gene encoding zinc finger protein 268 isoform X2, producing the protein MEWHQENKDKLGSTAKSFECTTFGKLCLLSTNYLSRQKPHKCGTHGKGLKYIDFTSNYAGKNPNGFQVHGKSFFHSKQEQSVIGIKYCESNESGKAVNKKSQLMCQQVYMGEKPFGCSYCKKAFSSKSYLVVHQRTHAEEKPYGCNECGKDFSSKSYLIVHQRIHTGEKLHECGECGKTFSFNSQLVMHQRIHTGENPYECCECGKVFSRKDQLVSHQKTHSGRKPYVCNECGKAFGLKSQLIIHERIHTGEKPYECNECQKAFNTKSNLMVHQRTHTGEKPYVCSDCGKAFTFKSQLIVHQGIHTGVKPYGCIQCGKAFSLKSQLIVHQRSHTGMKPYVCNECSKAFRSKSYLIIHTRTHTGEKLHECNNCGKAFSFKSQLIIHQRIHTGENPYECHECGKAFSRKYQLISHQRIHAGEKPYECTDCGKAFGLKSQLIIHQRTHTGEKPFECSECPKAFNTKSNLIVHQRTHTGEKPYGCNECGKAFTFKSQLIVHQGVHTGVKPYGCSQCEKTFSLKSQLIVHQRSHTGVKPYGCSECGKAFRSKSYLIIHTRTHTGEKPHECRECGKSFSFNSQLIVHQRIHTGENPYECSECGKAFNRKDQLISHQRTHVGEKPYGCSECGKAFSSKSYLIIHMRTHSGEKPYECNECGKAFIWKSLLIVHERTHARVNPYKCSQCEKSFSGKLRLLVHQRMHTREKPYECSECGKSFIRNSQLIVHQRTHSGEKPYGCNECGKTFSQKSILSAHQRTHTGEKPCKCTECGKAFCWKSQLIMHQRTHVDDKH; encoded by the coding sequence ATGGAATGGCATCAGGAAAATAAAGACAAGCTGGGAAGTACGGCAAAAAGCTTTGAATGCACTACATTTGGAAAACTATGTCTTCTTAGTACAAATTATCTTTCAAGACAAAAGCCTCATAAATGTGGCACGCATGGAAAGGGTTTGAAATATATAGATTTCACTAGTAATTATGCTGGAAAAAATCCTAATGGGTTTCAGGTACATGGAAAATCATTCTTCCATTCTAAACAGGAGCAAAGTGTTATAGGAATAAAATACTGTGAAAGTAATGAATCTGGAAAAGCTGTCAATAAGAAATCGCAACTTATGTGCCAACAAGTGTATATGGGCGAAAAACCCTTTGGATGTAGCTATTGTAAGAAAGCCTTCAGCAGCAAGTCATACCTTGTAGTGCATCAGCGAACTCATGCAGAAGAGAAACCCTATGggtgtaatgaatgtgggaaagaCTTCAGTAGTAAATCATACCTCATTgtacatcagagaattcatacaggagagaaactgCATGAATGTGGTGAATGTGGGAAAACATTCAGTTTCAATTCACAACTTGTTATGCATCAGAGAATCCACACAGGTGAGAATCCCTATGAGTGCTGTGAATGTGGGAAAGTCTTCAGTAGGAAAGACCAGCTTGTTTCACACCAGAAAACTCATTCAGGACGGAAACCATATGtgtgtaatgaatgtgggaaagcttttgGTTTAAAATCACAGCTCATTATACATGAAAGaattcatacaggagagaaaccatATGAATGCAATGAATGTCAGAAAGCCTTTAATACAAAGTCCAACCTTATGGTACATCAGAGAACCCATACAGGGGAGAAACCTTATGTTTGTAGTGATTGTGGAAAAGCCTTTACATTcaaatcacagctcattgtacaTCAGGGGATTCACACAGGAGTAAAGCCCTATGGGTGTATTCAGTGTGGGAAAGCATTCAGTTTgaaatcacagctcattgtacaTCAGAGAAGTCACACAGGAATGAAACCTTATGTATGCAACGAATGCAGCAAAGCCTTCAGGAGCAAGTCTTACCTTATTATACATACAAGGACTCATACAGGAGAAAAACTCCATGAATGCAACAattgtgggaaagccttcagtttTAAATCACAGCTCATTATACATCAGAGGATTCATACAGGAGAGAACCCCTATGAATGCCacgaatgtgggaaagccttcagtcgGAAATACCAGCTTATTTCACACCAGAGAATTCATGCAGGAGAGAAGCCTTATGAATGCACTGACTGTGGAAAAGCTTTTGGTTTAAAGTCACAGCTTATTATACACCAGAGAACTCATACAGGGGAGAAACCATTTGAATGTAGTGAGTGTCCGAAAGCCTTTAATACAAAGTCAAACCTGATTGTACATCAGAGAactcatacaggagagaaaccctatggttgtaatgaatgtggaaaagcctttacGTTCAAATCGCAGCTCATTGTACATCAAGGAGTGCACACTGGAGTAAAGCCCTATGGATGCAGTCAATGTGAAAAAACCTTTAGTTTGAAGTCCCAGCTCATTGTACATCAGAGAAGTCACACAGGAGTAAAACCATATGGATGCAGtgagtgtgggaaagccttcaggaGCAAGTCATACCTTATTATACATACGAGAactcatacaggagagaaaccacATGAGTGCAGGGAATGCGGGAAATCCTTTAGTTTCAATTCACAACTCATTGtgcatcagagaattcacactggagaaaatcCCTATgaatgcagtgaatgtggaaaagcctttaaTAGGAAAGACCAGCTCATTTCACATCAGCGAACTCATGTGGGGGAAAAGCCTTATGGgtgcagtgaatgtgggaaagcttttagCAGCAAGTCATACCTAATTATACACATGAGAACTCATTCAGGTGAGAAACCAtatgaatgtaatgaatgtgggaaagccttcattTGGAAGTCACTACTCATTGTACATGAGCGAACTCATGCAAGGGTAAACCCTTATAAATGCAGTCAATGTGAGAAATCCTTCAGTGGGAAGCTACGCCTTCTTGTACACCAGAGAATGCACACAAGAGAGAAACCATATGAATGCAGTGAGTGTGGAAAATCCTTCATTAGGAATTCTCAGCTCATTGTACATCAGAGAACTCATtcaggagagaaaccctatgggtgcaatgaatgtgggaaaaCCTTCTCTCAAAAATCAATTCTCAGTGCACATCAGAGAACACATACAGGAGAGAAGCCTTGTAAGTGCACtgagtgtgggaaagccttttGTTGGAAGTCACAGCTCATTATGCATCAGAGAACTCATGTAGATGACAAACATTGA
- the LOC105490583 gene encoding zinc finger protein 268 isoform X3, which yields MATRVRTASIWVPPLQERNSSWDRIRKLQGQESLLGLQHLPGAPRQKRKSRRTEKVLEWLFISQEQPKITTSWGPLSFMDVFVDFTWEEWQLLDPAQKCLYRNVMLENYSNLVSLGYQHTKPDIIFKLEQGEELCVVQAQIPNQSCPILKAGKSKAKVLAGLVSGEGLLCASKMTPCCCILWRHSLEN from the exons ATGGCCACCAGGGTCCGAACAGCCTCTATTTGG GTCCCACCTCTCCAAGAACGAAACAGTTCATGGGATAGGATCAGAAAGCTCCAAGGTCAGGAATCCCTCTTGGGCCTGCAACACCTCCCTGGAGCACCCAGGCAGAAGCGGAAGAGTCGCAGAACAGAGAAAGTCCTAGAGTGGCTATTTATTTCCCAAGAGCAGCCAAAAATCACCACGTCCTGG GGACCATTGTCATTCATGGATGTGTTTGTGGATTTTACCTGGGAGGAGTGGCAGCTGCTAGACCCAGCACAGAAGTGCCTGTACAGGAATGTGATGTTGGAGAACTATAGCAACCTGGTGTCCCTAG GGTATCAACACACCAAACCTGATATCATCTTCAAGTTGGAACAAGGAGAAGAGCTGTGTGTGGTGCAGGCCCAAATTCCAAATCAGTCCTGTCCAA ttttgaaggctggaaagtccaaagccaaggtgctggcaggtttggtgtctggtgagggcctgctctGTGCTTCCAAGATGActccttgttgctgcatcctctggag ACACAGTCTGGAAAATTGA
- the LOC105490583 gene encoding zinc finger protein 268 isoform X5, with product MATRVRTASIWVPPLQERNSSWDRIRKLQGQESLLGLQHLPGAPRQKRKSRRTEKVLEWLFISQEQPKITTSWTQSGKLMILWNGIRKIKTSWEVRQKALNALHLENYVFLVQIIFQDKSLINVARMERV from the exons ATGGCCACCAGGGTCCGAACAGCCTCTATTTGG GTCCCACCTCTCCAAGAACGAAACAGTTCATGGGATAGGATCAGAAAGCTCCAAGGTCAGGAATCCCTCTTGGGCCTGCAACACCTCCCTGGAGCACCCAGGCAGAAGCGGAAGAGTCGCAGAACAGAGAAAGTCCTAGAGTGGCTATTTATTTCCCAAGAGCAGCCAAAAATCACCACGTCCTGG ACACAGTCTGGAAAATTGATGATCTTATGGAATGGCATCAGGAAAATAAAGACAAGCTGGGAAGTACGGCAAAAAGCTTTGAATGCACTACATTTGGAAAACTATGTCTTCTTAGTACAAATTATCTTTCAAGACAAAAGCCTCATAAATGTGGCACGCATGGAAAGGGTTTGA
- the LOC105490583 gene encoding zinc finger protein 268 isoform X4, with product MATRVRTASIWVPPLQERNSSWDRIRKLQGQESLLGLQHLPGAPRQKRKSRRTEKVLEWLFISQEQPKITTSWGINTPNLISSSSWNKEKSCVWCRPKFQISPVQTQSGKLMILWNGIRKIKTSWEVRQKALNALHLENYVFLVQIIFQDKSLINVARMERV from the exons ATGGCCACCAGGGTCCGAACAGCCTCTATTTGG GTCCCACCTCTCCAAGAACGAAACAGTTCATGGGATAGGATCAGAAAGCTCCAAGGTCAGGAATCCCTCTTGGGCCTGCAACACCTCCCTGGAGCACCCAGGCAGAAGCGGAAGAGTCGCAGAACAGAGAAAGTCCTAGAGTGGCTATTTATTTCCCAAGAGCAGCCAAAAATCACCACGTCCTGG GGTATCAACACACCAAACCTGATATCATCTTCAAGTTGGAACAAGGAGAAGAGCTGTGTGTGGTGCAGGCCCAAATTCCAAATCAGTCCTGTCCAA ACACAGTCTGGAAAATTGATGATCTTATGGAATGGCATCAGGAAAATAAAGACAAGCTGGGAAGTACGGCAAAAAGCTTTGAATGCACTACATTTGGAAAACTATGTCTTCTTAGTACAAATTATCTTTCAAGACAAAAGCCTCATAAATGTGGCACGCATGGAAAGGGTTTGA